A region from the Corylus avellana chromosome ca7, CavTom2PMs-1.0 genome encodes:
- the LOC132188487 gene encoding putative leucine-rich repeat receptor-like protein kinase At2g19210 isoform X6, with protein sequence MLVSLVQKESQTRGKNNISNPMEMGFKHFFFALLAGLGLILAVHAQDQSVVPGFISIACGANSSFTDKTTGINYTSDATFIDSGIINSISRSITPSYQRQVSNLRSFPQGIRNCYTINVTAGTKYLIRAIFLHGNYDEKGNLPEFDLYLGANMWDTVKVVNSSFNVTKELIHVPSLNYTHVCLVNTSHGTPFISAIELRPLKNTSYMTESGSLALVSRWDAGSNQSYRYPYDIHDRFWVPYSNNSNWKTLSTNSTTIDSQSHNDYQLPSIVMSTAAKPADDNTPLNFTWDSDNSTEYYVYMHFAEVEKLQLNQSRSFNITLNGKYWEYGPIAPQNLSTTTLNSTPAINGSAKYEVSIFKTKNSTLPPIINAIEIYSVKNLFKLETYRGDVDAIAKIKSTYGIKRIWQGDPCAPKGYPWEGLNCSYDGDHTPPRITSLNLSSSGLVGEISTDISNLVMLQYLDLSNNNLTGPVPGFLSRLQYLTVLNLERNQLSGVVPTELIARSENGSLSLSVGDNPNLCGSRSCKKKKNNFVVPIVASLGGLLILSLIVAATLLGLRRRKHQDETKVVMIDTKSNIQNATLESIQGQFTYSELLKITNNFERILGKGGVGTVYRGNLDDCQVAVKILSPSYVQRLLQQFQSEVKLLMGLHHRNLTSLIGYCCEGTNMGLIYEYMAYGDLKAHLSGEKANILNWEDRLRIALDAAQGLEYLHHGCKPPIIHGDVKPTNILLTENLCAKLADCSLSKIFLSDDGTHVSTNVVGTPGYQDPENNHKSACNRKISRKDSHKSMAEFRA encoded by the exons ATGTTGGTCTCTCTGGTCCAGAAAGAAAGCCAAACAAGAGGCAAAAACAATATCTCAAATCCT ATGGAGATGGGGTTCAAACATTTCTTCTTTGCATTGCTCGCTGGTTTGGGTCTTATACTTGCTGTTCATGCCCAGGAtcaatcag TCGTCCCAGGCTTCATAAGCATAGCTTGTGGGGCGAATTCTAGCTTTACGGACAAGACAACAGGAATTAATTACACTTCAGACGCGACCTTCATAGACTCAGGTATAATTAATAGCATATCACGTAGTATCACACCTTCCTATCAACGACAGGTATCGAATCTCAGAAGCTTTCCTCAAGGAATCCGCAACTGTTACACCATAAACGTCACAGCAGGCACTAAATACTTGATCCGGGCAATCTTCTTGCACGGGAATTATGATGAAAAAGGTAATTTACCAGAATTTGATCTATATCTTGGAGCAAATATGTGGGACACAGTCAAAGTGGTAAATTCATCGTTTAATGTCACCAAGGAGCTCATACATGTCCCGTCTCTAAATTATACACATGTTTGTCTCGTAAACACGAGCCACGGGACACCATTTATATCGGCAATAGAGTTAAGGCCATTGAAAAATACATCCTATATGACAGAATCTGGATCATTGGCACTTGTTTCTCGCTGGGATGCTGGATCAAATCAATCATACAG GTATCCATACGACATTCATGATCGCTTTTGGGTACCCTATAGCAACAACTCTAACTGGAAAACTTTAAGTACCAATTCTACCACTATTGACTCCCAAAGTCACAATGATTATCAACTACCATCTATTGTCATGAGTACTGCCGCCAAACCGGCAGATGATAACACTCCTTTAAATTTCACCTGGGACTCAGATAATTCTACTGAATATTATGTGTACATGCATTTTGCTGAAGTGGAAAAGCTCCAACTCAACCAGTCCAGATCATTCAACATTACCCTCAACGGGAAGTACTGGGAATATGGACCCATTGCTCCTCAGAACTTATCGACAACCACTCTGAATAGCACACCGGCCATAAATGGATCAGCCAAATATGAAGTTTCAATCTTCAAAACGAAGAATTCAACACTTCCACCTATCATCAATGCAATTGAAATATATTCGGTGAAAAATCTCTTTAAATTAGAAACTTACCGAGGAGATG TTGATGCCATTGCAAAAATCAAGTCAACGTATGGAATAAAGAGAATTTGGCAAGGAGATCCGTGTGCCCCTAAAGGATACCCGTGGGAAGGTCTAAATTGTAGCTACGATGGTGATCATACTCCTCCTAGAATCACATCCTT GAACTTGTCCTCAAGTGGATTGGTTGGAGAGATATCTACCGACATATCAAATCTCGTAATGTTACAATATTT GGATCTATCTAACAACAACTTAACTGGACCCGTGCCTGGTTTCCTATCTCGATTACAATACTTAACCGTCTT AAACTTAGAACGAAACCAGTTGTCCGGTGTAGTTCCAACTGAACTAATTGCAAGATCAGAGAATGGTTCATTATCATTAAG TGTGGGCGACAATCCAAATCTATGTGGATCTCGTTCgtgcaaaaagaagaagaacaatttTGTTGTTCCAATAGTTGCATCACTTGGCGGATTGTTGATCCTCTCATTAATTGTTGCTGCTACCTTGTTGGGACTTAGAAGGAGAAAACATCAAGATGAGACTAAAG TTGTAATGATAGACACTAAATCCAACATTCAAAATGCAACATTGGAGTCAATACAAGGACAATTTACATATTCTGAGCTCTTAAAAATTACCAACAACTTTGAGCGGATTCTTGGTAAAGGCGGAGTTGGAACAGTTTACCGTGGCAACTTAGATGATTGTCAAGTAGCAGTGAAGATACTCTCTCCTTCATATGTTCAAAGGTTATTACAGCAATTTCAATCAGAG GTTAAACTTCTTATGGGGCTTCATCATAGAAACTTAACTAGCCTTATTGGGTACTGCTGTGAAGGAACTAACATGGGGCTCATTTATGAGTACATGGCCTACGGAGACTTAAAAGCACACCTTTCAG GTGAGAAGGCAAATATCTTAAATTGGGAAGATAGACTCCGAATAGCGTTGGATGCAGCACAAG GGTTGGAGTATTTGCACCATGGCTGTAAGCCACCTATAATTCACGGAGATGTGAAGCCTACAAACATCTTGTTAACTGAAAATTTATGTGCCAAATTAGCGGATTGTAGCCTATCCAAAATTTTCCTCAGTGATGATGGCACCCATGTGTCAACTAATGTTGTTGGCACCCCTGGGTACCAAGACCCCGA AAATAATCACAAGTCGGCATGCAATAGAAAGATCTCGAGAAAGGactcacataagtcaatggctGAGTTCCGAGCTTGA
- the LOC132188487 gene encoding LRR receptor-like serine/threonine-protein kinase IOS1 isoform X4 produces MEMGFKHFFFALLAGLGLILAVHAQDQSVVPGFISIACGANSSFTDKTTGINYTSDATFIDSGIINSISRSITPSYQRQVSNLRSFPQGIRNCYTINVTAGTKYLIRAIFLHGNYDEKGNLPEFDLYLGANMWDTVKVVNSSFNVTKELIHVPSLNYTHVCLVNTSHGTPFISAIELRPLKNTSYMTESGSLALVSRWDAGSNQSYRYPYDIHDRFWVPYSNNSNWKTLSTNSTTIDSQSHNDYQLPSIVMSTAAKPADDNTPLNFTWDSDNSTEYYVYMHFAEVEKLQLNQSRSFNITLNGKYWEYGPIAPQNLSTTTLNSTPAINGSAKYEVSIFKTKNSTLPPIINAIEIYSVKNLFKLETYRGDVDAIAKIKSTYGIKRIWQGDPCAPKGYPWEGLNCSYDGDHTPPRITSLNLSSSGLVGEISTDISNLVMLQYLDLSNNNLTGPVPGFLSRLQYLTVLNLERNQLSGVVPTELIARSENGSLSLSVGDNPNLCGSRSCKKKKNNFVVPIVASLGGLLILSLIVAATLLGLRRRKHQDETKVVMIDTKSNIQNATLESIQGQFTYSELLKITNNFERILGKGGVGTVYRGNLDDCQVAVKILSPSYVQRLLQQFQSEVKLLMGLHHRNLTSLIGYCCEGTNMGLIYEYMAYGDLKAHLSGEKANILNWEDRLRIALDAAQGLEYLHHGCKPPIIHGDVKPTNILLTENLCAKLADCSLSKIFLSDDGTHVSTNVVGTPGYQDPEYYISNKLTEKTDIYSFGVVLLEIITSRHAIERSRERTHISQWLSSELEKGNIKGIVDPRLHEYFNINSAWKAVEIALDCLSPTSTKRPTMIQVVDILNECLSLELARRKLEGHKDETIDFIEIINMNLST; encoded by the exons ATGGAGATGGGGTTCAAACATTTCTTCTTTGCATTGCTCGCTGGTTTGGGTCTTATACTTGCTGTTCATGCCCAGGAtcaatcag TCGTCCCAGGCTTCATAAGCATAGCTTGTGGGGCGAATTCTAGCTTTACGGACAAGACAACAGGAATTAATTACACTTCAGACGCGACCTTCATAGACTCAGGTATAATTAATAGCATATCACGTAGTATCACACCTTCCTATCAACGACAGGTATCGAATCTCAGAAGCTTTCCTCAAGGAATCCGCAACTGTTACACCATAAACGTCACAGCAGGCACTAAATACTTGATCCGGGCAATCTTCTTGCACGGGAATTATGATGAAAAAGGTAATTTACCAGAATTTGATCTATATCTTGGAGCAAATATGTGGGACACAGTCAAAGTGGTAAATTCATCGTTTAATGTCACCAAGGAGCTCATACATGTCCCGTCTCTAAATTATACACATGTTTGTCTCGTAAACACGAGCCACGGGACACCATTTATATCGGCAATAGAGTTAAGGCCATTGAAAAATACATCCTATATGACAGAATCTGGATCATTGGCACTTGTTTCTCGCTGGGATGCTGGATCAAATCAATCATACAG GTATCCATACGACATTCATGATCGCTTTTGGGTACCCTATAGCAACAACTCTAACTGGAAAACTTTAAGTACCAATTCTACCACTATTGACTCCCAAAGTCACAATGATTATCAACTACCATCTATTGTCATGAGTACTGCCGCCAAACCGGCAGATGATAACACTCCTTTAAATTTCACCTGGGACTCAGATAATTCTACTGAATATTATGTGTACATGCATTTTGCTGAAGTGGAAAAGCTCCAACTCAACCAGTCCAGATCATTCAACATTACCCTCAACGGGAAGTACTGGGAATATGGACCCATTGCTCCTCAGAACTTATCGACAACCACTCTGAATAGCACACCGGCCATAAATGGATCAGCCAAATATGAAGTTTCAATCTTCAAAACGAAGAATTCAACACTTCCACCTATCATCAATGCAATTGAAATATATTCGGTGAAAAATCTCTTTAAATTAGAAACTTACCGAGGAGATG TTGATGCCATTGCAAAAATCAAGTCAACGTATGGAATAAAGAGAATTTGGCAAGGAGATCCGTGTGCCCCTAAAGGATACCCGTGGGAAGGTCTAAATTGTAGCTACGATGGTGATCATACTCCTCCTAGAATCACATCCTT GAACTTGTCCTCAAGTGGATTGGTTGGAGAGATATCTACCGACATATCAAATCTCGTAATGTTACAATATTT GGATCTATCTAACAACAACTTAACTGGACCCGTGCCTGGTTTCCTATCTCGATTACAATACTTAACCGTCTT AAACTTAGAACGAAACCAGTTGTCCGGTGTAGTTCCAACTGAACTAATTGCAAGATCAGAGAATGGTTCATTATCATTAAG TGTGGGCGACAATCCAAATCTATGTGGATCTCGTTCgtgcaaaaagaagaagaacaatttTGTTGTTCCAATAGTTGCATCACTTGGCGGATTGTTGATCCTCTCATTAATTGTTGCTGCTACCTTGTTGGGACTTAGAAGGAGAAAACATCAAGATGAGACTAAAG TTGTAATGATAGACACTAAATCCAACATTCAAAATGCAACATTGGAGTCAATACAAGGACAATTTACATATTCTGAGCTCTTAAAAATTACCAACAACTTTGAGCGGATTCTTGGTAAAGGCGGAGTTGGAACAGTTTACCGTGGCAACTTAGATGATTGTCAAGTAGCAGTGAAGATACTCTCTCCTTCATATGTTCAAAGGTTATTACAGCAATTTCAATCAGAG GTTAAACTTCTTATGGGGCTTCATCATAGAAACTTAACTAGCCTTATTGGGTACTGCTGTGAAGGAACTAACATGGGGCTCATTTATGAGTACATGGCCTACGGAGACTTAAAAGCACACCTTTCAG GTGAGAAGGCAAATATCTTAAATTGGGAAGATAGACTCCGAATAGCGTTGGATGCAGCACAAG GGTTGGAGTATTTGCACCATGGCTGTAAGCCACCTATAATTCACGGAGATGTGAAGCCTACAAACATCTTGTTAACTGAAAATTTATGTGCCAAATTAGCGGATTGTAGCCTATCCAAAATTTTCCTCAGTGATGATGGCACCCATGTGTCAACTAATGTTGTTGGCACCCCTGGGTACCAAGACCCCGA GTACTACATATCAAACAAGTTAACGGAGAAAACTGATATTTATAGCTTTGGTGTTGTTCTTTTAGAAATAATCACAAGTCGGCATGCAATAGAAAGATCTCGAGAAAGGactcacataagtcaatggctGAGTTCCGAGCTTGAGAAAGGTAATATAAAAGGTATTGTTGATCCAAGGTTGCATGAATATTTCAACATCAACTCTGCTTGGAAAGCTGTCGAAATAGCATTGGATTGTTTATCTCCAACATCTACAAAAAGGCCAACTATGATTCAAGTAGTGGACATACTAAATGAGTGTTTGTCACTTGAATTGGCTCGCAGGAAGCTGGAGGGCCATAAGGACGAAACAattgattttattgaaattatcAACATGAATTTGAGTACTTAA
- the LOC132188487 gene encoding probable LRR receptor-like serine/threonine-protein kinase At1g05700 isoform X7, translating into MLVSLVQKESQTRGKNNISNPMEMGFKHFFFALLAGLGLILAVHAQDQSVVPGFISIACGANSSFTDKTTGINYTSDATFIDSGIINSISRSITPSYQRQVSNLRSFPQGIRNCYTINVTAGTKYLIRAIFLHGNYDEKVEKLQLNQSRSFNITLNGKYWEYGPIAPQNLSTTTLNSTPAINGSAKYEVSIFKTKNSTLPPIINAIEIYSVKNLFKLETYRGDVDAIAKIKSTYGIKRIWQGDPCAPKGYPWEGLNCSYDGDHTPPRITSLNLSSSGLVGEISTDISNLVMLQYLDLSNNNLTGPVPGFLSRLQYLTVLNLERNQLSGVVPTELIARSENGSLSLSVGDNPNLCGSRSCKKKKNNFVVPIVASLGGLLILSLIVAATLLGLRRRKHQDETKVVMIDTKSNIQNATLESIQGQFTYSELLKITNNFERILGKGGVGTVYRGNLDDCQVAVKILSPSYVQRLLQQFQSEVKLLMGLHHRNLTSLIGYCCEGTNMGLIYEYMAYGDLKAHLSGEKANILNWEDRLRIALDAAQGLEYLHHGCKPPIIHGDVKPTNILLTENLCAKLADCSLSKIFLSDDGTHVSTNVVGTPGYQDPEYYISNKLTEKTDIYSFGVVLLEIITSRHAIERSRERTHISQWLSSELEKGNIKGIVDPRLHEYFNINSAWKAVEIALDCLSPTSTKRPTMIQVVDILNECLSLELARRKLEGHKDETIDFIEIINMNLST; encoded by the exons ATGTTGGTCTCTCTGGTCCAGAAAGAAAGCCAAACAAGAGGCAAAAACAATATCTCAAATCCT ATGGAGATGGGGTTCAAACATTTCTTCTTTGCATTGCTCGCTGGTTTGGGTCTTATACTTGCTGTTCATGCCCAGGAtcaatcag TCGTCCCAGGCTTCATAAGCATAGCTTGTGGGGCGAATTCTAGCTTTACGGACAAGACAACAGGAATTAATTACACTTCAGACGCGACCTTCATAGACTCAGGTATAATTAATAGCATATCACGTAGTATCACACCTTCCTATCAACGACAGGTATCGAATCTCAGAAGCTTTCCTCAAGGAATCCGCAACTGTTACACCATAAACGTCACAGCAGGCACTAAATACTTGATCCGGGCAATCTTCTTGCACGGGAATTATGATGAAAAAG TGGAAAAGCTCCAACTCAACCAGTCCAGATCATTCAACATTACCCTCAACGGGAAGTACTGGGAATATGGACCCATTGCTCCTCAGAACTTATCGACAACCACTCTGAATAGCACACCGGCCATAAATGGATCAGCCAAATATGAAGTTTCAATCTTCAAAACGAAGAATTCAACACTTCCACCTATCATCAATGCAATTGAAATATATTCGGTGAAAAATCTCTTTAAATTAGAAACTTACCGAGGAGATG TTGATGCCATTGCAAAAATCAAGTCAACGTATGGAATAAAGAGAATTTGGCAAGGAGATCCGTGTGCCCCTAAAGGATACCCGTGGGAAGGTCTAAATTGTAGCTACGATGGTGATCATACTCCTCCTAGAATCACATCCTT GAACTTGTCCTCAAGTGGATTGGTTGGAGAGATATCTACCGACATATCAAATCTCGTAATGTTACAATATTT GGATCTATCTAACAACAACTTAACTGGACCCGTGCCTGGTTTCCTATCTCGATTACAATACTTAACCGTCTT AAACTTAGAACGAAACCAGTTGTCCGGTGTAGTTCCAACTGAACTAATTGCAAGATCAGAGAATGGTTCATTATCATTAAG TGTGGGCGACAATCCAAATCTATGTGGATCTCGTTCgtgcaaaaagaagaagaacaatttTGTTGTTCCAATAGTTGCATCACTTGGCGGATTGTTGATCCTCTCATTAATTGTTGCTGCTACCTTGTTGGGACTTAGAAGGAGAAAACATCAAGATGAGACTAAAG TTGTAATGATAGACACTAAATCCAACATTCAAAATGCAACATTGGAGTCAATACAAGGACAATTTACATATTCTGAGCTCTTAAAAATTACCAACAACTTTGAGCGGATTCTTGGTAAAGGCGGAGTTGGAACAGTTTACCGTGGCAACTTAGATGATTGTCAAGTAGCAGTGAAGATACTCTCTCCTTCATATGTTCAAAGGTTATTACAGCAATTTCAATCAGAG GTTAAACTTCTTATGGGGCTTCATCATAGAAACTTAACTAGCCTTATTGGGTACTGCTGTGAAGGAACTAACATGGGGCTCATTTATGAGTACATGGCCTACGGAGACTTAAAAGCACACCTTTCAG GTGAGAAGGCAAATATCTTAAATTGGGAAGATAGACTCCGAATAGCGTTGGATGCAGCACAAG GGTTGGAGTATTTGCACCATGGCTGTAAGCCACCTATAATTCACGGAGATGTGAAGCCTACAAACATCTTGTTAACTGAAAATTTATGTGCCAAATTAGCGGATTGTAGCCTATCCAAAATTTTCCTCAGTGATGATGGCACCCATGTGTCAACTAATGTTGTTGGCACCCCTGGGTACCAAGACCCCGA GTACTACATATCAAACAAGTTAACGGAGAAAACTGATATTTATAGCTTTGGTGTTGTTCTTTTAGAAATAATCACAAGTCGGCATGCAATAGAAAGATCTCGAGAAAGGactcacataagtcaatggctGAGTTCCGAGCTTGAGAAAGGTAATATAAAAGGTATTGTTGATCCAAGGTTGCATGAATATTTCAACATCAACTCTGCTTGGAAAGCTGTCGAAATAGCATTGGATTGTTTATCTCCAACATCTACAAAAAGGCCAACTATGATTCAAGTAGTGGACATACTAAATGAGTGTTTGTCACTTGAATTGGCTCGCAGGAAGCTGGAGGGCCATAAGGACGAAACAattgattttattgaaattatcAACATGAATTTGAGTACTTAA